GATATTGAAGGAAGCCCGACTTACCCCGCAAGAGGAAGCCCTTCTTAAGTGCGTAAATTTGCAGGTGATAAAAGTTAAAAGTTGAAAATCAAAAGTACAGATAAAGATGTAAAAATTCACCCTCACCTTAATCCTCTCCCGTCAAGGGAGAGGTTGGGTAGAGAAATTCCTCTCCAATCGAGGGAGAGGGAGAAATGTGCTGGACGAGTACAGAGCCAGGCAACTCCAGGCCAGAAAGTGATACAATAAATGGCGCCGGTTTATCAATTGGTTGCAGAATATCAGAACGATTTCTAAAGGAGACCGCTATGTCTGACGTTTATGAGAGACTTCGCGAGAGACTGGACATGTTTCCCCAGGGGTTCCCTAAAACCGAAAGCGGCGTGGACCTGGAAGTACTACAGCATCTGTTTACTCCGGAGGAGGCCGAGATTATGCTGCGCCTGGGACCCCGCCCGGAAAAGTTACCGACTATAGCACAGCGGGCGGGTAAGGATGAAACTGAACTGGGAGAAACACTGTACGGCATGTCGAGAAGGGGATTGATAATGCGCTATAGAGCGCCTGACCAAGAAATGTACTACTTTCTGATGCCGTGGATGGTCGGAATCTGGGAGTTCCAGTTGAATAGGCTGAATAAAGAAAACATCGAGCTGTACGAAAGATTTTACCGGGAGGGCATGGTGCCTTCATGGCAAAAGACAAAAACCGGTGGATTCCGCGTCATTCCTGTTCAGCAAGAGATACAAGGGAATACCGAGATTCAGCCCTATGAACAGGTGTCGCAGATTATCGAATCACATACCAGGTTTGCCGTTGCCGACTGCATTTGCCGGAAAGAAAGCCGAATGGTGGGAAAGGGGTGCGACAAGCTACTGGAAGCCTGTATGAGCTTCGGGCCGGCAGCGGATTTCTACATTGAAAATGAACTCGGCAGGGAGATTTCAAAGGAGGAGGCAAAAAAGATACTTCTGAAAGCCGAGGAGTCTGGCCTGATTCATTTCTCCACAAACCAGGCCGGCAACAAGATATTTATATGCAACTGCTGCGGCTGCTGCTGTAAGGCTTTAGCCAGCATAACCAAATACGATAGTCCGGGATTCATAGTCAGGTCAAACTACTATGCCACAAAAGACGACGACACCTGTACCACCTGTGGTACCTGCATCGACCGATGTAATGTAAATGCCATCCGAATTGAAAATGAACGTACCGTCATAAATAGAGCGAAATGCATCGGCTGCGGGCTTTGTGTATCCACGTGTCCCACAGGGTCAATTTCCATGGTTAGCAAAACACCTGATGAAGCTTCTGCCATCTTCTCCAACGAACTAGAGATGCTGCAGGCTATAGGGAAGGAAAAAGGGAAAGAATACCCCTTCAAATAAATTAGAGACCTGCCCCCAAAACACGCCCCGCCCGGCAATGCCTGCCATCAAGTATGTCCATTAAACTCCGAAAATTAAATACGGGAGAATAATCTAGCCAGTAGTGGACTCTCCAGCATAATAGCTCCCTCGGGGCATGTTTCCTGGCAGCAGTAACAGCGGATGCAGAGGTCGTATTTGTGTGTGGGCTGCCTGGATTTATCACCTGTGTGCCAGTTAACAGCTTTTGGGTTGACGGGGCACATCTCAACACAGGTGCCACAATTGGTGCATTTTGCTTTGTCGATAACCGGCCTGTCGCATATTTGATTCTTAACGAAGGTTCTCAATCGGCTACTGGTGCAAGGCATTGGAGGAGTCCGAATTACGTCGAACTTGTTATCGAAGAACTGCTCCATATTTTCTCCGACTATTTCGATGTTCTCAGCATGGTATGTTCCCAGGCCGGACTGTTCCCCCGGTTTCGATGTCGGCACCACTGCGGGGTCGAGGTCGATTATCCTGCAAGCAGTTGCATCCAGCGCAATGGGGTCAGTGGACAATAGCAGTACGTTCATATTTCTCGGCTTGCCGCTTCGCGGTCCATTGCCTTCCATTGCCATAATGCCATCCATAACACAAAGACGCGGTTTGACCAGAGTATTCAAGTCAACAAGCATAGTGGCAAAATCGTACGGGTCGGGCAACTTAACATGGTACTGGCTCTTCAGCAAGCCGGGCACACAGCCAAACTGGTTCTTAACCGCTCCGGTAAACCGGACAAGAGGGTGCGTTTTTAGCTTCGGCAGGCTCACCAACCCGTCACAGCCCAGAACTCCGTTAGCAATCACGAAGCTCTTCACCAGTAAACCATCGGGGTGACTGACCGGCCTGCCGGCATCAAAATCAGCCAGGTGAAACCCAGACTCATCCGCGACCCGCTTCAGTCCGGCTATTCTCATATTAAACTCAGCCTTGCCGAACGCCGGTGAGTCGCCATAGTAGACACTGGCACCCGCTTCCATGAGCAATTGCCCCACCGCTTTGAACACTGCCGGATGCGTAGTTACGCAGTTCTCAGGATTGGCGCCAATGAGCACATTCGGTTTCATTACGATTTTTTCGTTGCCTTTTGCGAAAATGGAAACCCCACCGAGAAGGCCAAGCCCTTCCTGGACCGACTTAAAGACCTTGTCCTCTTCGTATGTATCGCATCTTACCAGGGCAACTTTTGTCTTATTCAGAATTTTCGCCATTAGAGTATTACAGGAAGATATGGATATGGGGTTGGTATGTCTATTTCTTCTTGTACTTGCGATACAGCTCGATAAAGGTGATATTCAGGGCAATCGATAAAAACAGAGGCACCAGCAGCAGCCACAAGTTCTTGTATATATCGATGCCGAAATACTGGCAGGCATAAACCATAATAAAGGTTATTACTATTCCTAATGCGGCACAACCTACCGCGAAATAAATAAGTTCCAATATGAAACTATCTCGTCCGCTCATCTCAAGCTATGACTCCCGAATCGGTACCATAGCTCTACGATAAGCGACGGCGTGACGAAAGTCAAGACGCTATCATGTTGACTAAGCAGAGCGCCTGAAGTAAAATCCAAACATAATAAGGTGATCAGAAACCAATATAGAGAAAAAGCAAGGAGGGTAAAGAAAATGCCACGATTATTGCCGGTTACCTTAGTTTCAATTATTTCCTTAGTCCTCATATCCGTAGCAATATCCTGTGCTCCATCGGGAAGTGCCACCACTGTATCCAGCGGTGACATTGACACTTTCCGCTCGTCATTAGAGAAGAGCGGCTTTACTTTGAAACTGGCGCCATTTGTCCATGTGGATTTGATTAAAATATATGAAGCGGGGAAATTAGCCAATGCTGCTGGCAATAACGCTGGTGCACCTTATAGAGGGGTATTTGGTGCTATTCCAGATAATGTGAACATAACAGACCTGAAGGACATATCTAACGCCCAAGAGAAGATAGAAAACGTGTTATATGGTACTCCCGGGCTGATACAGGGATGGCAGTTAAATCCCGATGAGGCGCTTGTTATCGTCACCAAGACCCCTCCGGAATGCGCCTACTTCAGCTACTGCGGTTTTATCTTCTATAAATACTATGAGAAAGAAAAACAGCGTAAATGGGTCTGGACCAGCTTTAATGACCCGCTAAATAACCTCACCATCAAGACTTCCGGTACCCCTGATGGGGCAAAGGGAAATCCTTTTAACAAAGATACTATCATCATCATCACGGCTGATAAGGACACTGACCAGCGCATACGCAGCGTTGCCACAGCCGCAGGGTATTCCGAGGATATCATAAACACTTACGTAATTCCGAGCTCAATGGTCAAACTGGGCACAGGCCCCGAGTTTGACACAATTGTCTTTGGTCAACGCATGGCGCTCTTTGCCGACGAAAAAGCGGGGCAGGAATATGTAAATGCCGTGTCGTTAGCCTATCGGGTCATACCTGAATCATCGACAAAACTCGACCCGTTTCCGGCACCTGAGTTGCGCGTCAGGGGTACCGGCAAAACGGAGGTGGATTTACAGCCGGCACTAGATGAGCTGCGCCTGGCTATACTGGCAAAGTACAGCAACCTTTCAGCG
This window of the Chloroflexota bacterium genome carries:
- a CDS encoding 4Fe-4S dicluster domain-containing protein, translating into MCWTSTEPGNSRPESDTINGAGLSIGCRISERFLKETAMSDVYERLRERLDMFPQGFPKTESGVDLEVLQHLFTPEEAEIMLRLGPRPEKLPTIAQRAGKDETELGETLYGMSRRGLIMRYRAPDQEMYYFLMPWMVGIWEFQLNRLNKENIELYERFYREGMVPSWQKTKTGGFRVIPVQQEIQGNTEIQPYEQVSQIIESHTRFAVADCICRKESRMVGKGCDKLLEACMSFGPAADFYIENELGREISKEEAKKILLKAEESGLIHFSTNQAGNKIFICNCCGCCCKALASITKYDSPGFIVRSNYYATKDDDTCTTCGTCIDRCNVNAIRIENERTVINRAKCIGCGLCVSTCPTGSISMVSKTPDEASAIFSNELEMLQAIGKEKGKEYPFK
- a CDS encoding DUF362 domain-containing protein — protein: MAKILNKTKVALVRCDTYEEDKVFKSVQEGLGLLGGVSIFAKGNEKIVMKPNVLIGANPENCVTTHPAVFKAVGQLLMEAGASVYYGDSPAFGKAEFNMRIAGLKRVADESGFHLADFDAGRPVSHPDGLLVKSFVIANGVLGCDGLVSLPKLKTHPLVRFTGAVKNQFGCVPGLLKSQYHVKLPDPYDFATMLVDLNTLVKPRLCVMDGIMAMEGNGPRSGKPRNMNVLLLSTDPIALDATACRIIDLDPAVVPTSKPGEQSGLGTYHAENIEIVGENMEQFFDNKFDVIRTPPMPCTSSRLRTFVKNQICDRPVIDKAKCTNCGTCVEMCPVNPKAVNWHTGDKSRQPTHKYDLCIRCYCCQETCPEGAIMLESPLLARLFSRI